In Micropterus dolomieu isolate WLL.071019.BEF.003 ecotype Adirondacks linkage group LG09, ASM2129224v1, whole genome shotgun sequence, the DNA window GACAATAGAAATAAAAGGAGAATGATGgataatatttatatatcaaTGTAGCAACAGTGTAACTTGTCTTCATAACGTGActtattgttttggttgaacATTTGGTTGTATCCCCAAATGTTCAGGCCAAGTTATcttgcatgtattttttttatagggAGAGAGTTCATGTCACTGATGTTTCTGATGTCTCATATGTAGTACATCTTGACCAAATGTGTATCTACTGCGGTACATTTCAGCATCACACAACAAAGACGTATTAGACAAAGACAATAACTATTTTGTTAGTACCCAGCAACTTCACAGGCAGTTGCAGTTCTTGGAAATCTAAAAACTGATAGTTcttaaaagttcagaaataagTTTTAGTGGCGTCTAGttgtgagggttgcgaattgcaaccaacggctcactgtgcattcacatGATCCACAGATGGTTCTGTTTCCCGTGTTCTGAAGTCATTCTTCCGACTTTACTGTGTTCTTgttggaatgtggaatcaacatgggccctactacaaagatgtgttggattagcattatcagggtgtataaacaacacacaaaaatctAGTctactctacatggacagcaaactaaccgttataaccatattacaaattacatgttagCAATATATGCAGTACGTGTTTTGACACGAATCATAAGTTTCTTACCATCAACCATGTTTCTACGTGTATGACGTCAACAAATCGGCAACTCCCGTACCAAAATTTTCTTCAACTTAACTTCAGCAGATTCATCATTGACCTTAAAGATTTTGCACTGacaaatatcaaataaaaagaaaaaaatactttataataaatgtattaattctaatggcaaaattccacattcataaatgtaatttcagcagtaaaaacacgttgtacattatatcaatttaatttctaaatccaacaaagGCTGTGGAAACTGCATATAgtcctcttttaatatctttatataatatagactacatggcaaagtttttatttgtgtcttcctatatatttttgtatactgttctgtatacttctttatgtcctaTTTACACTTTATTCCTCTTCTTGCAATAAAGATTCACGGAGGAAAAAATTCACCAAGATTCTTACTTTTGAATGAACCAGATGACGACGAcgacaactactactactactagtacaaTTACAGATTCTTATTtatacgtattcaacgtagtggtGAAATGCGCTTTGTAGAGaggtttgtccgtttgggctactgtagaaacatggcggcacaACATGGCCACTTCCATGTAAGTGGACCCACGGTCTATGTAGAAAGAAATTGCTCCTTCTAggctaataaaaatataacagtcCATTATGGAAgatctttatacaccactgaaaacatcgTTATGTATatcatattgcatttctgtcaatagatcctcctaaatattatacactggacctttaaatcTTAAATGAGGTACTCAATTTTTAGGTTCTAGTTAAAAGATATTTGTATTTCCAACTAAAGAAATGTGGTTCCTGTCAGGACCCTGgcataaaaatcaataaaacatcagacaacaaaagtaaaaaaccACAAGTGTTTTCTTGTGGATATTAAAATGTCTAAGTTTGTTAATAGAGGTTTCTTTACCAGTAATTTCAGTAGCAGACACCCATATGGTTAATTTTCTCAAAGaacaatgaaagaaaatcaTAGGACAAACACATTGTGCAGTAGAGGCTAATAAAATAGAGGCTAGCCAGGTAACATGGGCATGACTTTTATTAATGCCAGGGAGAGATAAAAGGATGTTTCTTGCAATGTAAACAATTCACATGAGGACTGTATGGCTGACATTAAAAACCCCAAATCAtaaccaaaacaaaaagtgttcCTGTTTTTCATGAGAAGAAGTGGCAGGCCATTTACAGTCTCCTCTGTCACTCTCTAGCAGTTACTTAAATATTGTATCATGAAGGGTCAATGGCCCATGTGATTCAAAGTAGGGATCCATCACAGCATGGTGGCAAATCAAATCACTGCATTGATCTGTATAGACTGATTAGGGAGCTCTTAGTGAAGTGAGAAGACCTTGGTGAtctgggtggtggtggtggtgctgatgGTCTCTGAGGTGATGGTCTGGGCACTCAGCAGCACTCCTGAGTCCCTCTCTGCCAGGCTGTCCACCGGCTGTGGGAGAGACACCTTTTAAGTGTTACACAAGAACctcaaattaattattatttaaaacattaacaacaatTATCTTTATTCTATTGTTTGTATGTGGGATTTGTAATTTGTAAGACATCTTTATCCTACTAACAACTTTCTTTGTTGCCAACCAAAATGTTCATCTTGCATGTCTGGTCAAATTGTCTTGTCTTGATATCTTCTTTCATTCTTTAATCCACCATTTtctgatttaaataaaatattttggggGCAGATACTATAGTACTAAAGTTTTTCTCCAGAATTCTTCTCACCTGTGCTGATTCGTAtgtgatggtcttggtctcagtGTGAACTAAGGGGATGTCCTTGTAGGTCACACTTCCTCTCAGGGAGTTGGTGATATCTGAGATGGTGATTGTCTGGGTCTTTAGCATGGGTGACTGGAGGGATCAAATAAACAGTCAGCAACAAACTCTCTATCAAGACAAAACTGTCACACATAATTATCATACACTCAGTGTCAATATGTCAATAAATTGAAACACATTTGCACATAGCAGCCTTTGAGGATAAAGGTCCTGCAGGTCACGTCACAGCTTCTAACTGCCACCATACTGGTGGGCAGAAAACACTGAACTCTCTGTCTGCAGGCAAAATGCATTAATACTGACTGCAAAGGTAGGTAATGTTAGTACAAGCCCAGAAAGGGAGTACTCACCAAGTTATTATTGTAACTTAAGTATGTATATGGACTACATAGAATTGAGTTAAGATTTAGTTCACACATAAATCCATGTTcaagtgtgtttaaaatgtatggTTATACTGTCTTTGACATCATGATATGTTCTTATGAAGCCATCAGCGGGATGAGGGCTCTGCTGTAATATTAGTTGCGTTAGCTAAATAAGACACTGTCAGGGCTTGTTGTGTTGGAAGAACCTGCACTCATCTTGATAAGTGTAACTTACTCTTAGGAAAGTCAATAAACAAGGTAACCACTTCCTGCatgctttattttattagttCCCTCTTTTAATGGTTTGGCACCTCTTGGCAGAACAGGAATCTTGCAAAAAGCTGATACTGAGACATGAGCACGGATAGCAGGAAAAAATCAAATGTCGCTCTGAAATATAAGGCTCTTATGGAATGATAATTAAGCACCTAGCTTGAACGGGAACAAGGTATTGTGTTTTTCATGATTATGCAGAAGTTTTTGAATGTATCGCTATCTTCTTGTCATGTCAAGTCATGCTAACTTTAGCTTCTCAGCAATGTTTATACCAAGAGATGTaaccagggcttgacattaacacccgccaaccAGCCAAATGCAGGTGGATTTCAGCCGTGGCGGTTAACACAGTCAATCCCACGAGCCGTTTTGGCATGTTGAAATATTGTAGTCTTGTCAAAAGGCATCTGAAATAACAAATTGCAATGTGacactacaacactacaactcccatgagtactacctgcacatagtgtttgctcattggtccattTGTGATGCCTATTGTCTTGTGTGCTAGTGATGACttcatgtaaataaaaagaagTTGTGTAGACTAAACTAGCAGACTGGCCATTGGGAACACCTGGAGATTTCCTGGTGGCCTAAGGGCTGTTTTGGTCTGCCGTTAGTTATCTACTTGATCAGCTGCAGCGATGATGTAGCAAGATTTTTAATAATATCAAGCaggacaatacacacacaatacacactcTCTCCTGCAGTGCCGCAGCGTGATCGTCTTCTTTTtattggtgattttaatattcacataTGCTGTGAAAACAATCCTTTGCCAAaagattttatgaatcttactGACTCATTCAATCTTAACCAGTCAGTGACTGGCCCAACACATCAAAAAGGTCACACATTGGACCTTGTACTGTTGCGCGGTCTATGTGTCCATATCAAGGAAATCTGTAACACCGGTATATCCgatcacctgtctgttcactgCTACCATCCCCTGCTCCAGGATCGCAGCTTGTCATCCTACTCGTCGTTAGCGTGCGATCAACCCTTCAACTACGCTGCAGTTTGCAAATGCTTTTAAAGAATCTAAACTCTGTAACTTGGATGGTGGCTGTGGTCTCAGTGCTGAGGAGCTCATTTCCTCCTTTGGCTCCACCTGCACTGATATTCTGGACTCTGTTGCTCCTTTTAGAATTAAACTCCCAAAACCAACCTCAGAACCATGGCTAAATAACACAACCCGCTCTCTTAGGCGTACTTGTAGACAAGCTGAaaggaaatggaaaaaagatCAGTTCCAGGTCTCCCTAGAAATTCTAAGACACTGCCTTGCAAGCTATCAGAGAGCCGTAAAAATTGCTAAAACTAAATTTATATCCAACATTGTCTCCAACAATAATCATAGGCCCCAGGTTCTCTTCAATAATTTAAACTCCCTTATAAATCCTAGCGATGCAGCTCAAATTGTGCCCACACCTACATTATGcgaaaattttaaaatattttttattggaaaaatgttcaaaatcttTACCAACTCCTCTGCCATAGGCCCTTCAGTTCCTCCTACATACTCAGCTGTCTTTAAGCAGTTTGAGCCTGTATCATTCTCCTCACTATCTAAGATAGTTCAGAATCTGCGGCCTACAAATTGTCCCTCAGATATCCTTCCCTCTTGTCTTTTAAAGGACGTTTTTAATACTGTTGTGTGTCCAGCattcttattttaataaatacatgtcTTAGCGCAGGGTGTGTCCCAGCTGCTTTTAAACATGCTGTAGTGCAGCCTCTTATCAAAAAATCTAATCTGGATCATGACATTCTCTCTAATTTCAGGCCTATTTCCAAACTACTCTTTCTCTCAAAAGTGTTGGAGAAAATAGTCCTGAACAACTACAAACATTCCTCAACAACCATGGCATCCAGAAGAAGCTTCAGTCTGGCTTTAAACCACGTCATAGTACAGAAACAGCACTTTTAATGGTTTTTAATGATCTCCTTTTAACGGTGGATTCAGGTAACTCTGCTGTTCTGCTCAGTTATACCTGACTGAGCTTCTCTGTTCATTTAGCTGAACACTCTTCGTCAGCTGCTCCTCTCACGTGCGGGGTCCCTCAAGGTTCTATTCTGGGCCCCATCCTCTTTTCACTGTATATGTTGCCACTGGGTTCCATTTTCCAGAAACATAACATCTCATATCACTGCAGAGATGGGACTAAGTCTTttacaagtccgagtcaagtctcaaactTTGAGTTTcaagtcctaaacaagtcataatgcgctcttcaccaaattaaaaaaacatttcaaaagttttttcaagttaaaaaagaaacaatgtattgaatgaagcattagcctgtacagaaagaaggcagaggtgcagtttcacacaacaaatttcatgacttaaattaaatgttcatgtagggctgctaattattttggtcaattttgagatcacaattatttaacaggattactcattgccttaggaaacattaactattgaaatgtaatactttctttttaaaaactaggcTACTAGCATTACTCAAAAATCCCgaatagcccatgaaataagaaacaataatccaacattattaaccaacgaatgttaaaatcaagggcaactggacttggttgaagatactggaagtcgtttcatccctcatccaaaggacttcttcagttctgactgactggcagggaaactcagctatttaacctcagtggggtcgttggcccgggtcattgataccgctggttcgttagtgttccttgttgctgtgacgacagtcgttacagtcgttaagactacctgtggccaagactgaatgaccctcgttggtatcttcacctgaggccaataggtcacgtttgttgagttttctgggaagtgatgaaaggacagcattgtaagtggagGATAAGTGGTgacgtagaccccctcctctgttcaatgacggcttctcaaccagggtgtagatggcttccttgacacctctttcaaaccatccatcttctctgtttaaaatgtgcacctggtggtcctcaaacgagtgtcctctgtccttcagatgtaagtagactgcagagtcttgacctgaggcgttggcccttctgtgttgagccacgcgtttgtgtagtggttgtttagtctccccaatatacaggtctgtgcattcctcactgcattggaccgcatacactagattgcttttcttgtgtttgggtgtgcggtctttggggtgtaccagcatctgtcttagtgtgttcttgggtttaaaaaacacagggatgttgtgtttgttgaaaatcctcctgagtttctctgatgctccagacacgtatggaatcacaatgttgttgcgtttgaccttcttttcctcctcccctgtagttttgttcttcttggatcttgtggctgttttcacaaaggtccatttagggtatccacaggctgtaagtgcccccttcaggtggttctgttccttctctctggcttgggcgcttgttggtatgttttccgctctgtggtgcagtgttctcatgacccctagcttatgctccagtgggtggtgggaatcgaagagtaggtattggtctgtgtgtgggggtttTCTGTACACACCAATTTgcaggccaaactgttgttgtggacatCTTCTTGTGTGAACTtcatgttactgtccacagagttgatggctgcggagttc includes these proteins:
- the LOC123977202 gene encoding protein 4.1-like isoform X2, whose product is MLKTQTITISDITNSLRGSVTYKDIPLVHTETKTITYESAQPVDSLAERDSGVLLSAQTITSETISTTTTTQITKTVKGGISETRIEKRIVITGDTEIDHDKALAQAIKEAKEQHPDMSVTKVVVHQETEITPE
- the LOC123977202 gene encoding protein 4.1-like isoform X1, producing MLKTQTITISDITNSLRGSVTYKDIPLVHTETKTITYESAQVSLPQPVDSLAERDSGVLLSAQTITSETISTTTTTQITKTVKGGISETRIEKRIVITGDTEIDHDKALAQAIKEAKEQHPDMSVTKVVVHQETEITPE